A window of Calditrichota bacterium contains these coding sequences:
- a CDS encoding lysophospholipid acyltransferase family protein: MSSTTSMQFKIEYALTKILGLLARGLSQRSAAILGDRLGGFFFRFIPIRRDVAFKNLQHALGNEKSDAELWDILERNYRHFGQMLLEFARISLLKPGRVSEQIPVKNQHILEQALAKGRGVLLLSGHFGNWEYLAAAAAQIGPPLYAVFKEQKNKKVDALIKEQRISLGLLPLKVKGGAARGILSALREGAKVLILFDQDAGGKGKFINFFGRPASTTDGPARIAIKYNVPAVFAYGVRNKKGQIVATFEPFPDSENFENSEQGITHFIETYNARLEKLIRRHPEQYFWMHRRWLTWERHQEKMKTLKNV, translated from the coding sequence ATGAGTTCGACGACTTCGATGCAATTTAAAATCGAATACGCTTTGACGAAAATTTTAGGTCTGCTCGCGCGCGGACTTTCTCAGCGCTCTGCGGCAATATTGGGAGACCGCCTCGGAGGATTTTTTTTCCGTTTCATCCCCATTCGCCGGGATGTCGCATTCAAAAATTTGCAACACGCCCTGGGGAACGAAAAGAGCGACGCCGAGTTGTGGGACATTCTTGAGCGCAACTACCGCCATTTTGGACAGATGCTGCTGGAATTCGCCCGCATCTCCCTGCTGAAGCCGGGGCGGGTATCGGAACAAATCCCGGTGAAAAATCAACACATTCTGGAACAAGCGCTTGCCAAAGGCAGAGGCGTGCTCTTGCTTTCCGGTCATTTCGGTAACTGGGAATATCTGGCTGCGGCAGCCGCCCAAATAGGTCCTCCGTTGTACGCTGTGTTTAAAGAGCAGAAAAACAAGAAAGTGGACGCTCTGATCAAGGAACAGCGCATTTCACTGGGATTGTTGCCGCTGAAAGTCAAGGGCGGCGCGGCGCGCGGCATTCTCTCGGCACTTCGCGAAGGCGCTAAAGTGCTCATTCTGTTTGATCAGGATGCCGGCGGGAAAGGCAAATTTATCAATTTCTTCGGACGGCCGGCTTCCACCACCGACGGTCCGGCGCGCATCGCCATCAAATACAATGTTCCGGCAGTTTTCGCCTACGGCGTGCGCAATAAAAAAGGGCAAATCGTGGCAACGTTTGAACCTTTCCCTGATTCGGAGAATTTTGAAAACTCGGAACAAGGAATCACCCATTTCATCGAAACCTACAACGCCCGACTGGAAAAGCTCATCCGCCGCCATCCGGAACAATATTTCTGGATGCACCGACGCTGGCTGACCTGGGAGCGGCATCAGGAAAAGATGAAAACGCTGAAAAATGTGTGA